TTTTTAGTTAAGACAAGCTGTCAAGCGAGATATTCTCAGCAGTAGCTAAAAATTAGAACTGTTGATAACGACTTTTCCAACAACACTCAAGAGTCCAAATCTGGTCTTGACGAGAGGCTGTAAATCGCTGTACTACACTCCAAAGTTGAACAGCCGCAGTCGGATTGCTAATTTCAACTTTTAATGGCTGGTTAGCCGCACAACTACAGGGAATGTCTAACTCCTCTAAGCGTTGATAGACTTGCCAGCGGTCTACCCAATTCACCTCTACAAGGTGGTTTATTTTTATTTCTGAACTATACGATTTCAAGAGAATTGCCCTCAAAGTGCAACAAACTTGCAGTAACTACCGCCATTTAACTTCCTGCTTTTTGAAAATCTTAGTAGTCTAGCCTCTTAAAACCAGCATACCTTAAGTGCAAACAATTCTCATTAATTTTGCAAAAAAAATAAAATTCTTGCGATCTCCCATGAGAAAGATTAGGGGAATGACGAGGAGTATCAGGACAAGGAGGCATTTACTCCTCCATCTCCCCTCACTCCCTTCGGGATGTATGCACACTTAACTTTTTATGTCAATAGTAATGAGAAATATACACAACTTGATGAGCGTGCCATAGTCCAGCCAACAATAAAGTTAAGGTTTTTAGTAAACAAAAATACAAAATCTTGTGATGGCAAATTGGCTTGCTCTTATTGTGAAAATGTTAATATGTAAAGAATGAGCAGTTAAAATCTATAATTGCTAAATAACAAGGAGAACAATGTCTGAAACGCAAACTTTGTTACGGAATTTTGGTCATGTATATGACAATCCTGTGTTGCTGGATCACAGTGTAACTGCTCCAGTTACAGAAGGATTTAATGTTGTATTAGCTAGTTTCCAGGCACTGTACTTGCAGTACCAAAAGCATCATTTTGTAGTTGAAGGCTCAGAATTTTACTCTCTGCATGAGTTTTTTAACGAAAGCTACAACCAAGTACAAGACCACGTTCATGAAATTGGAGAACGTTTAGATGGACTAGGTGGTGTGCCAGTAGCTACCTTCAGCAAATTAGCAGAATTAACCTGTTTTGAGCAAGAATCTGAAGGCGTATATTCCTCTCGCCAAATGGTGGAAAATGACCTAGCTGCCGAACAAGCAATCATTGGCGTAATTCGTCGTCAAGCTGCTCAGGCAGAGAGTTTAGGCGATCGGGGCACACGCTATCTATACGAAAAGATTTTGTTGAAAACTGAGGAACGTGCGTATCATTTATCTCACTTCCTCGCCAAAGACAGCTTAACTTTAGGGTTTGTCCAAGCTGCTCAAAGCTAAAATTCTCATAATCTAGATTTGTCTACCTAGACTGAAAGAAAAAGTTGGCAGCACCAACTATTAAAATATTATAAAAAATGGCAGAGAATGGTATCCCTATATTCTCTGCCATTTTTAATCTAAGTAAACATATTTATATAATATTTAACGTTGAAAATATTTAGCAATTAGCTAGGTTAGATAAAAATTTATCTAAGTAATCTATTTGTGTATAAATAAGCAGACAGATAAATACCAAAATAAATCATCATTTATCGGAAGAGTTATCAGATTAAATAACAAAGATTCGCAAAAACTTTAGAAATTTGAGCATCATAATTAAATAAAATTAAAAATACAAAATAATCATCGGGCATTGGGCATGGGGAAAAGGGTAAGGGGAAGATTAAATTTATTCCTTTAACCTTTAACCTGTTCCCCTGCTCCCCTGCTCCTTGTCCCCCACTCCTTGTCCCCCACTCCCTTCCTGTCATCAAACTTAGAAAACTTAATAATAAAAAGCACCAGAGGGGGTAAAGACCCTTAAAATGATCAGGATTTCTATTCTCGTATTCCAAGGCAACGACTATGCCCCGCCGTGACGACCTCCAGAAGATTCTACTGTTAGGTTCTGGTCCAATTGTGATCGGACAAGCCTGTGAGTTTGACTACTCTGGCACTCAAGCCTGCAAAGCGCTGCGAGAAGAAGGCTATGAAGTGGTTTTGGTCAACTCCAACCCTGCAACGATTATGACCGACCCGGAAACGGCCGATCGCACTTACATTGAGCCGTTAACGCCGGAATTGGTCGAAAAAGTCATCGAAAAAGAACGCCCTGATGCTTTACTACCAACGATGGGAGGACAAACCGCCCTCAATCTCGCCGTTGCTTTAGCCAAAAATGGCGTATTGGAAAAGTACGGCGTTGAGTTAATCGGCGCTAAACTCCCAGCGATCGAAAAAGCCGAAGATCGAAAGCTGTTTGGTGAAGCAATGGCAAGAATTGGGGTAGCTGTGTGTCCCAGCGACACAGCCGAATCTTTAGAAGAAGCCAAAGCTGTTGCCCGCCAAATTGGTACTTATCCGCTAATTATTCGTCCAGCTTTCACAATGGGTGGAAGTGGCGGTGGCATTGCCTACAACCAAGAAGAATTTGAAGAAATGGCACAGGTGGGTATAGATGCCAGCCCCGTTTCGCAAATTCTCATTGACCAGTCTTTACTCGGCTGGAAAGAATATGAACTCGAAGTGATGCGTGATTTGGCAGATAACGTGGTGATTATCTGCTCCATCGAAAACCTTGACCCTATGGGCATTCACACCGGGGATTCAATTACCGTCGCTCCTGCGCAAACCCTGACTGATAAAGAATATCAAAGGCTGCGGGATATGGCAATTAAAATCATCCGTGAGATAGGTGTGGAAACTGGTGGTTCTAATATTCAATTTGCTGTCAATCCGCTGAATGGTGATGTGGTTGTAATTGA
This portion of the Nostoc sp. GT001 genome encodes:
- a CDS encoding Asr1405/Asl0597 family protein, with product MKSYSSEIKINHLVEVNWVDRWQVYQRLEELDIPCSCAANQPLKVEISNPTAAVQLWSVVQRFTASRQDQIWTLECCWKSRYQQF
- a CDS encoding Dps family protein — protein: MSETQTLLRNFGHVYDNPVLLDHSVTAPVTEGFNVVLASFQALYLQYQKHHFVVEGSEFYSLHEFFNESYNQVQDHVHEIGERLDGLGGVPVATFSKLAELTCFEQESEGVYSSRQMVENDLAAEQAIIGVIRRQAAQAESLGDRGTRYLYEKILLKTEERAYHLSHFLAKDSLTLGFVQAAQS